One window of Methanobrevibacter woesei genomic DNA carries:
- a CDS encoding glycosyltransferase family 2 protein, which translates to MSQYKISVVVPTFNTGDFLVETFESFMCQTIGFENIEVIFVDDASSDDYTLDLLEELDSCYSNVSSVFLDVNSGFPGTGRNVGLDLAQGECVIFADHDDTYEENAFEIMYNEIKYENADVVISNYYRVYDDIKIEEETIFDGGRAEVSNISDDLRLFEIGPSIWTKLFRKEFLIKNNIRFLEGMLAEDLEFYIHILFLADKIIYLDDFYSYNYRIRDSWDDKSTIHLRKRETFENMIKGYYKIDKLLIELNKEIYFSNIFRRHFIYWILSLGSSNISNNDKLELIKYINPLFKKQIQITPNFNEKQLSSLTKPILNDDYKKILRNIIRIKKVREFKSKIKSIFKH; encoded by the coding sequence ATGTCACAATATAAGATATCTGTTGTTGTTCCTACGTTTAATACTGGGGATTTTTTGGTTGAGACTTTTGAGTCTTTTATGTGTCAGACTATTGGTTTTGAGAATATTGAGGTTATTTTTGTTGATGATGCTTCTAGTGATGATTATACTTTAGATTTATTGGAGGAGCTTGATTCTTGTTATAGTAATGTTTCTTCTGTTTTTTTGGATGTTAATTCTGGTTTTCCGGGTACTGGGCGTAATGTTGGTTTGGATTTGGCTCAGGGTGAGTGTGTTATTTTTGCAGATCATGATGATACCTATGAAGAAAATGCCTTTGAAATAATGTACAATGAAATAAAATATGAAAATGCTGATGTAGTTATTTCCAATTACTATCGAGTTTATGATGATATAAAAATTGAGGAAGAAACAATATTTGATGGTGGAAGGGCAGAAGTTAGTAACATATCTGATGATTTAAGATTATTTGAGATTGGTCCTTCAATTTGGACTAAATTATTTAGAAAAGAATTTCTTATAAAAAATAATATTCGTTTTCTTGAGGGAATGCTTGCAGAAGACCTTGAATTCTATATTCATATTTTGTTTTTAGCTGATAAAATTATATATTTGGATGATTTCTATAGTTACAACTACAGGATACGTGATTCATGGGATGATAAGTCCACAATTCATTTAAGAAAGAGAGAAACATTTGAAAATATGATTAAAGGTTATTATAAGATTGATAAACTTTTAATTGAATTAAATAAGGAAATATATTTCTCAAATATTTTTAGAAGGCATTTTATTTACTGGATTTTAAGTTTAGGAAGCAGTAATATATCTAATAATGATAAACTTGAATTAATTAAGTATATTAATCCTTTATTTAAAAAACAGATTCAAATAACACCAAATTTCAATGAAAAACAGCTGTCTTCTTTAACTAAACCCATTTTAAATGATGATTATAAAAAAATTCTCAGAAACATTATAAGAATTAAGAAAGTTAGGGAGTTCAAATCAAAAATAAAAAGTATTTTTAAACATTAA
- a CDS encoding ABC transporter permease, which yields MFENNHIVQNFSKYTFLLTELIKRNISGKYKDSTLGLFWSFLNPLLSMIVLTMVFSLIFAGSIENFPVYLLSGKLVFDLFANATQGAMDSIKGNSEIIKKIYVPKYMFAIGIICSEFINFLISLIVLVVVMIATGAPFYPALIYFPIPLFFILVLTTGVGLILATATTFFTDIKYLYGVLIMLLSFMTPLFYPIEIIPQQFMFAFTINPLYAGVSSVRDIVLGGIFPTTGPLLYLIITSIASLLIGIYVFYKYQDKFVLNL from the coding sequence ATGTTTGAAAATAATCATATTGTACAAAATTTTTCTAAATATACCTTTTTACTAACAGAACTTATAAAAAGGAATATTAGTGGAAAATATAAAGACTCCACTTTAGGATTATTTTGGAGTTTTTTAAATCCTTTATTATCTATGATTGTACTTACTATGGTATTTTCATTAATTTTTGCAGGATCTATTGAAAATTTCCCTGTTTATCTTTTAAGCGGTAAATTAGTATTTGATTTATTTGCAAATGCGACCCAAGGAGCTATGGATTCCATTAAGGGGAATTCTGAAATTATTAAAAAAATTTATGTTCCAAAATATATGTTTGCAATTGGAATAATATGTTCGGAGTTTATTAATTTCTTAATATCATTAATAGTTCTTGTTGTGGTTATGATAGCTACTGGTGCACCATTTTATCCAGCACTTATCTATTTCCCAATTCCATTGTTCTTTATATTGGTATTAACAACTGGAGTTGGTTTAATATTAGCTACTGCTACAACTTTCTTTACAGATATAAAGTATTTATATGGGGTTCTTATAATGTTGCTTTCATTTATGACTCCATTATTCTATCCAATTGAGATTATTCCTCAACAATTCATGTTTGCATTTACAATAAATCCATTATATGCTGGTGTTTCATCAGTTAGGGATATTGTATTGGGAGGTATTTTCCCTACAACTGGACCGCTGCTTTATTTGATAATTACATCAATTGCATCATTACTTATTGGAATATATGTTTTCTATAAATATCAAGATAAATTCGTACTTAATCTATAG
- a CDS encoding glycosyltransferase family 2 protein → ELDSCYSNVSSVFLDVNSGFPGTGRNVGLDLAQGECVIFADHDDTYEENAFEIMYDEIASENADMVICNFNQVFPDRTVPFKSIFGDSGKINVNSFKEEPDLLRIPAAIWTRMFRREFLQKNKINFIEGMLAEDVHLAINASFKASGIVYLNDFYGYNYKIRDSGKDKSTIHVRNRKYIEAMLNGYYEIDKLLNDENKVSYGKKIFKSHLTSWLYTIVLSKLSNSDKLILFRKSYNIFDNFYVEDPFFKGKYKKLVNHIINREFEKAVDESNYLENIQENINDKTGKSRIKRLLNKFKR, encoded by the coding sequence GAGCTTGATTCTTGTTATAGTAATGTTTCTTCTGTTTTTTTGGATGTTAATTCTGGTTTTCCGGGTACTGGGCGTAATGTTGGTTTGGATTTGGCTCAGGGTGAGTGTGTTATTTTTGCAGATCATGATGATACCTATGAAGAAAACGCCTTTGAAATAATGTATGATGAAATAGCTAGTGAAAATGCAGATATGGTGATTTGTAACTTTAATCAAGTATTCCCAGACAGAACTGTTCCATTTAAATCAATATTTGGAGATAGTGGGAAAATTAATGTTAATTCTTTTAAGGAAGAGCCTGATTTATTAAGAATTCCTGCAGCAATTTGGACAAGAATGTTTAGGAGAGAATTTCTTCAAAAGAATAAGATTAATTTTATTGAGGGAATGTTGGCTGAAGATGTTCATTTAGCAATTAATGCTTCTTTTAAAGCATCTGGAATCGTCTATTTAAATGATTTTTACGGATATAATTATAAAATTAGGGATTCAGGGAAAGATAAATCTACAATTCATGTTAGAAATAGAAAATACATTGAAGCAATGTTAAATGGTTATTATGAAATTGATAAATTGCTCAATGATGAAAATAAGGTTAGTTATGGTAAAAAAATTTTTAAATCTCATTTAACCTCTTGGCTATATACGATTGTATTAAGTAAGTTATCAAATAGTGATAAATTAATTTTATTTAGGAAATCATATAATATATTTGATAATTTTTATGTGGAAGACCCATTTTTTAAAGGAAAATATAAAAAATTAGTTAATCATATTATAAATAGAGAGTTTGAAAAAGCTGTAGATGAAAGTAATTATCTTGAAAATATTCAAGAAAATATTAATGATAAAACTGGAAAAAGCCGCATTAAAAGACTGTTAAATAAATTTAAAAGGTAA